A section of the Rhodobacteraceae bacterium M382 genome encodes:
- a CDS encoding phosphatidate cytidylyltransferase → MSEGRWSDLAPRIASAVVMVVVGGAGILAGGMWFKLLIAASCGAMIWELVRMLTPAQGSAALQLGALTAVTQVVAWLMPPVALLPIALAVIPVGMSILKSRKWAFAGFALWIALAGIGFVWLRGSLGLTWVAWLICIVVVTDVAGYFAGKAIGGPKFWPAISPKKTWSGTAAGWVGALIVGALFATQMGAGLGLCVVSVLASMASQAGDVLESALKRRTGTKDSSNLIPGHGGFLDRFDGMMGAMALVLVLSLFYSPGV, encoded by the coding sequence ATGAGCGAGGGGCGCTGGTCTGACCTTGCACCGCGTATTGCGTCGGCGGTGGTCATGGTCGTCGTGGGGGGCGCTGGCATCCTGGCAGGGGGCATGTGGTTCAAACTGCTGATCGCGGCGAGCTGTGGGGCGATGATCTGGGAACTGGTCCGCATGCTGACCCCCGCTCAAGGCAGCGCGGCGTTACAGCTGGGGGCCTTGACGGCGGTGACACAGGTTGTGGCCTGGCTGATGCCGCCCGTGGCTCTGTTGCCAATCGCCCTAGCGGTGATCCCGGTGGGGATGTCCATCCTCAAATCCCGCAAATGGGCTTTTGCAGGTTTTGCCTTGTGGATCGCTTTGGCGGGCATCGGTTTTGTCTGGTTGCGCGGATCCTTGGGTCTGACATGGGTGGCTTGGCTGATTTGCATTGTCGTTGTCACCGATGTTGCGGGCTATTTTGCAGGCAAGGCCATTGGCGGTCCAAAATTCTGGCCTGCAATCAGCCCAAAGAAAACCTGGTCGGGCACGGCTGCCGGTTGGGTTGGCGCGTTGATCGTCGGCGCGCTGTTCGCTACCCAGATGGGGGCCGGGCTGGGCCTGTGTGTGGTGTCGGTGCTGGCGTCGATGGCCAGCCAGGCCGGAGACGTTCTGGAAAGCGCTTTGAAACGACGCACGGGAACCAAGGACAGTTCGAACCTGATTCCTGGGCATGGCGGGTTTTTGGATCGGTTCGATGGCATGATGGGGGCAATGGCGCTGGTTCTGGTGCTGAGCCTGTTTTATTCGCCCGGAGTATAA
- the dxr gene encoding 1-deoxy-D-xylulose-5-phosphate reductoisomerase, whose product MRRVSIFGATGSIGQNTLDLIRRDPAGYDVVAVTGGHNIAQLAQDAVAVRADLAVTAFEDRLDDLRAALADTGIEVAAGQAALTEAGARPADWVMSAIVGAAGLAPGLEALKQGATLALANKESLVCAGALVLETARQNNARLLPVDSEHSAVFQALVGEDMDAVERIIITASGGAFRDWPLDALRNATLEQASAHPNWDMGQRITIDSASMFNKALEVIETREYFGISPEQIEVIIHPESMIHALVGFRDGALMAHLGAPDMRHAIGYALHWPDRRDLPVARLDLAQVSQLNFRAPEDARYPALRLARDVMAQGGLAGAVFNAAKERALDGFIAGRVGFLDMAEIVEEVLTRFQAQKGPLAGLIDAPMTLDNVTQTDHLAREYADKVMTERAG is encoded by the coding sequence ATGCGGCGGGTTTCCATTTTTGGCGCGACAGGCTCCATCGGTCAAAACACGCTTGATCTGATCCGCCGCGATCCGGCCGGATATGACGTTGTGGCCGTGACCGGCGGGCACAACATTGCGCAACTGGCGCAGGACGCGGTTGCGGTGCGGGCCGATCTGGCCGTGACAGCCTTTGAAGACCGGCTGGATGACCTGCGTGCGGCTCTTGCCGACACCGGTATCGAAGTCGCCGCAGGGCAGGCGGCCCTGACCGAAGCCGGTGCCCGTCCCGCAGATTGGGTCATGTCGGCCATTGTGGGGGCTGCCGGTCTGGCACCGGGGCTGGAGGCCCTGAAACAGGGGGCGACGCTGGCGCTGGCCAACAAGGAATCTTTGGTCTGTGCCGGAGCGCTGGTGCTGGAGACGGCGCGCCAGAACAACGCCCGCCTGTTGCCAGTAGACAGCGAACATTCAGCAGTGTTTCAGGCGTTGGTAGGCGAAGACATGGACGCGGTTGAACGTATAATCATCACCGCATCCGGTGGTGCGTTCCGCGATTGGCCATTGGACGCCTTGCGCAATGCGACCCTGGAACAGGCGTCGGCCCATCCGAATTGGGACATGGGACAGCGGATCACGATCGACAGCGCATCAATGTTTAACAAGGCGTTGGAAGTCATTGAAACGCGTGAGTATTTCGGGATATCCCCCGAACAGATCGAAGTCATCATACACCCTGAATCGATGATCCACGCGCTGGTCGGTTTCCGCGATGGCGCGTTGATGGCGCATCTTGGGGCACCGGACATGCGTCACGCCATCGGCTATGCGCTGCATTGGCCGGATCGACGCGATCTGCCGGTGGCGCGTCTGGATCTGGCACAGGTGTCGCAACTGAATTTCCGTGCCCCCGAAGACGCGCGCTATCCCGCGCTGCGGCTGGCGCGGGATGTCATGGCCCAGGGTGGTTTGGCTGGGGCGGTGTTCAATGCGGCCAAGGAACGTGCGTTGGATGGCTTTATCGCGGGTCGGGTGGGGTTTCTCGACATGGCCGAGATCGTCGAAGAGGTTCTCACCCGGTTTCAGGCCCAGAAAGGTCCATTGGCGGGTCTTATTGATGCCCCAATGACCCTTGATAACGTGACACAAACAGACCACTTGGCAAGAGAGTATGCCGACAAGGTCATGACAGAACGGGCAGGGTAG
- the rseP gene encoding RIP metalloprotease RseP produces the protein MDIVSLIPQFGNVIQTLIAFVVALSVIVAVHEYGHYIVGRWSGIHPEVFSLGFGPVLYSRIDKRGTRWQVALLPFGGYVKFLGDANAASGKDEDTMAEASQDPAFLRKTMHGAPLWARTATVAAGPVFNFALSIGVFAVIFMLRGVASDPLTVGELKPLPGSVQELREGDEIVAIAGTATPKFDDADAWSAFTAAIPQQATLDYDVLRQGQVMTVRGPYLFPAHITLVAPRSAAMDIELQAGDVITAVDGNPIFAFDQLKEIVEGSDGRALLLDVWRNGQTLEFALAPRRTDEPQPDGGFVTHWRIGIVGGMAFDPATETAGPWQALTGGVSQTFAIVQGSLSGLWHMVTGAISTCNMSGPLGIAQTSGEVASQGTQSFIWFIAVLSTAVGLLNLFPIPALDGGHLVFYAYEAVTGKPPSDAALRVLMTIGFGLILSLMVFALSNDLFC, from the coding sequence TTGGATATTGTTTCACTCATTCCGCAATTCGGGAATGTCATTCAGACGTTGATCGCCTTTGTGGTGGCCTTGTCTGTCATCGTGGCCGTGCATGAGTATGGTCATTATATTGTCGGGCGCTGGTCCGGTATTCATCCCGAAGTGTTTTCGTTGGGGTTTGGTCCGGTTTTATACAGCCGGATCGACAAACGCGGCACCCGCTGGCAGGTGGCCTTGTTGCCGTTTGGCGGTTATGTCAAATTTCTGGGCGATGCCAATGCGGCCTCGGGCAAGGATGAGGACACCATGGCCGAAGCGTCACAGGATCCGGCATTTCTGCGCAAGACCATGCATGGCGCGCCTTTGTGGGCCCGTACGGCCACCGTGGCGGCCGGACCGGTGTTCAACTTTGCCCTGTCGATTGGGGTGTTTGCGGTGATCTTCATGTTGCGCGGTGTCGCCAGCGATCCGCTGACCGTTGGAGAACTGAAACCATTGCCCGGCAGCGTGCAGGAGTTGCGGGAGGGTGACGAGATTGTTGCCATAGCCGGAACTGCGACCCCCAAATTCGACGATGCCGACGCTTGGAGCGCCTTTACCGCAGCCATTCCACAACAGGCCACATTGGATTACGACGTGCTGCGACAGGGCCAGGTAATGACCGTGCGCGGTCCGTACCTGTTCCCGGCTCATATCACGCTGGTCGCGCCGCGCAGCGCGGCGATGGATATCGAGCTGCAGGCAGGCGATGTCATTACGGCCGTGGACGGCAACCCGATCTTTGCCTTTGATCAGCTCAAGGAAATTGTCGAAGGTTCGGACGGGCGAGCATTGTTGCTGGACGTCTGGCGCAATGGCCAGACGCTGGAGTTTGCCCTGGCTCCACGCCGCACGGATGAACCGCAGCCCGATGGCGGGTTTGTGACGCATTGGAGGATCGGCATTGTCGGTGGCATGGCCTTTGACCCGGCTACCGAAACCGCTGGCCCGTGGCAGGCATTGACCGGCGGGGTCTCCCAAACATTTGCCATCGTGCAAGGGTCGTTGTCAGGTCTGTGGCATATGGTGACAGGCGCGATCAGCACCTGCAATATGTCCGGTCCTTTGGGGATTGCCCAGACATCCGGCGAAGTGGCAAGCCAGGGAACACAGAGCTTTATCTGGTTCATTGCCGTCTTGTCTACGGCAGTGGGGCTGTTGAACCTGTTCCCAATACCGGCGCTGGATGGCGGACATCTGGTGTTTTATGCCTATGAAGCCGTCACCGGCAAGCCGCCCAGCGATGCGGCGTTGCGGGTTCTCATGACCATCGGCTTTGGTCTGATCCTGTCGCTGATGGTGTTTGCGCTGAGCAACGATCTGTTCTGCTGA